The segment TACCAAAGCCTCCAAACCCTTGGTTGCCATGATGACCACCTTGATGACCGCCGAAGCCTTGGTTACCAAAGCCGCCGAAGCCTTGGTTACCAAAGCCACCGAAGCCTTGGTTGCCATGATGTCCGCCGAACCCTTGGTTGCCGCCAAAGCCGTGCTGGTGTCCGCCGAAGCCTTGGTTCCCGCCTAAGGGGCGGCCTCCGTTGAGGATGCCGCCCAGCAGAGACTGGCCGGCGTTCACAACTGACGCCAGCTGGCCGGGAGAGAAGAACCTGGTGTTGACATCCTGGCCGCCGCCGCCCGTGGCCCCGTGCCGGGTCTGGCCGGGCGAAGCGGCCTTGCCTTCGTCGGAAGAGGCAGGTTTGGCATtctgcgccgccgccgccgccaccagcaccaccaccaccagcagggaCTTCCTCAGCTTCATCTGTGGGAGAACACCGACAGTCAGAACAAATATACACCCGCAGCCCCGCCATCTTCCACTATATGTGtgccccctccttcacctccctgccCGGGGCCTGCCTAGACCTCCGCCTGCTCCGTCCATCCGTGCCCCACACTCCCGCAGTCTGCCCTCCACATTACTCCCAAGGTGGATTTTATTCCCCACACAGGGGGTTCGTGGCTTCACACAGCCCCACACTGTCGTGAGGTGCAGGCCGGGACGCGGGCCCCGGCACCACGGCGGGCAGCACGAGGCTCGGCGCAGAGCAGGTGGCGAGGCACTCACCTCAACAATAGACACTGGCGGACTGGCTTGTTCCGGCGGACGGCAACGACTCCTTTTGTAGCTGCGACGGCGGCGGCCTTGACTCGGGCCTCCAGGTGCTGCGTGGATGCCCTGAGCCCGATTACTATCCCTGCGGAACGCCCCTCCCACCCAGCGTGACCTCCGTGCCGCCGCAACCGTCCTGCGTCTGTGCCCTGACGCCGCCAGGCCCGTGTGGGCGCCCCGCCCACACGTGCCTCACCCCGTGGCCGGCCCGCGAGGGTCGCCGAGAGGCCGGAAAGAGCCCTGCGCGGCCGTGACCTTTGTTGACGCTGCTAGGAAGTGAAGGGCCCAgtgcaccccccccccttcccctcctccctccaccctctgtCTCCACGCAGTGTTAGGGGAATTACCCACCGACCTGCAGCCTGCATAAATCTACCTAACTACCTGCCTAAGCTTACCTAAACTTACCTGGACGTGCTTACATAGATACAAACATACAGGCAggtaatacagacagac is part of the Eriocheir sinensis breed Jianghai 21 chromosome 25, ASM2467909v1, whole genome shotgun sequence genome and harbors:
- the LOC127003453 gene encoding acanthoscurrin-2-like; its protein translation is MKLRKSLLVVVVLVAAAAAQNAKPASSDEGKAASPGQTRHGATGGGGQDVNTRFFSPGQLASVVNAGQSLLGGILNGGRPLGGNQGFGGHQHGFGGNQGFGGHHGNQGFGGFGNQGFGGFGNQGFGGHQGGHHGNQGFGGFGNQGFGGHHGGHHGNQGFGNFGGFGFGGSKPGQCPPVRPQCPPTRNFSPPSPCRQDRQCSGSDKCCYDTCLQDRVCKPAQGGFGGTFGR